A region from the Aegilops tauschii subsp. strangulata cultivar AL8/78 chromosome 5, Aet v6.0, whole genome shotgun sequence genome encodes:
- the LOC109759678 gene encoding phospholipase A1-Igamma1, chloroplastic-like codes for MSIFKRLLQFSVISVAIAVAVQPLTSSLPPPVDPHAKLARGGGWDAALLDPLDAGLRAEILRYGDLAQATYDAFDGRHWSKNCGTCLHGLRRMLPALGLAGHGYVATAFIYTTCDVDIPRWLMARLHADAWDDHANWAGYVAVAGAEEASRVGHRDVVVVWRGTMAAEEWFMDLRTGLVPFHAADGDGAMVAEGFHTLYTSSNAGNKYGARSARDQVADELKRLVDHFGKRGEEVHVTFTGHSLGGALALLSARDAAAAHPDVPVRAVTFSAPRVGNRAFCDGLTSRNVSVLRVVVKTDLVPTVPRTALEASVSGVLGGLWALAGLRQAFEYVHVGHELALNVSKSPHLKDSHDPVGSHNLELCLHLLDGHESAAGAFRREDGAPRRDVALVNKRSAMLRDTEGIPEKWSQTANKGLERDGSGRWVLPARERDDMPANDVLPLSELD; via the coding sequence ATGTCGATCTTCAAGCGCCTCCTCCAGTTCAGTGTCATCTCTGTTGCCATAGCTGTTGCCGTGCAGCCTCTGACGTCCTCGCTGCCGCCTCCGGTCGACCCTCACGCTAAGCTCGCCCGTGGCGGCGGGTGGGATGCGGCGCTCCTCGACCCGCTCGACGCCGGCCTCCGCGCGGAGATACTCAGGTACGGCGACCTCGCGCAGGCCACCTACGACGCCTTCGACGGCCGCCACTGGTCCAAGAACTGCGGCACCTGCCTCCACGGCCTCCGTCGCATGCTCCCGGCTCTCGGGCTCGCCGGCCACGGGTACGTCGCCACCGCGTTCATCTACACAACCTGCGACGTCGATATCCCCCGGTGGCTCATGGCGCGGCTCCACGCCGACGCCTGGGACGACCACGCCAACTGGGCCGGGTACGTCGCGGTCGCCGGCGCCGAGGAGGCCAGCCGCGTCGGGCACCGGGACGTCGTCGTCGTGTGGCGCGGCACGATGGCCGCGGAGGAGTGGTTCATGGACCTGAGGACGGGCCTCGTGCCGTTCCACGCCGCCGACGGCGACGGCGCCATGGTGGCCGAGGGGTTCCATACCTTGTACACGTCCAGCAACGCCGGGAACAAGTACGGCGCGCGCAGCGCACGTGATCAGGTCGCCGACGAGCTCAAGCGGCTGGTGGACCACTTCGGGAAGCGCGGCGAGGAGGTCCACGTCACCTTCACAGGGCACAGCCTCGGCGGCGCGCTGGCCCTGCTCTCCGCCAGGGACGCCGCGGCCGCGCACCCGGACGTCCCCGTCCGCGCCGTCACCTTCTCCGCGCCGCGCGTCGGCAACAGGGCCTTCTGCGACGGCCTCACGTCGCGCAACGTCAGCGTCCTGCGCGTCGTCGTCAAGACCGACCTCGTGCCGACCGTCCCCCGGACGGCGCTCGAGGCCTCCGTCTCCGGGGTGCTGGGCGGCCTGTGGGCGCTGGCTGGACTCCGGCAGGCGTTCGAGTACGTGCACGTCGGCCACGAGCTCGCGCTGAACGTCTCCAAGTCGCCGCACCTCAAGGACTCTCACGACCCGGTGGGCTCCCACAACCTGGAGCTGTGCCTGCACCTGCTGGACGGCCACGAGAGCGCCGCCGGCGCGTTCCGGCGGGAGGACGGTGCGCCGCGGCGTGACGTCGCGCTGGTGAACAAGCGTTCGGCGATgctgcgcgacacggagggcattCCGGAGAAGTGGAGCCAGACGGCGAACAAGGGGCTCGAACGCGACGGGTCCGGCCGGTGGGTGCTGCCGGCGCGGGAGCGCGACGACATGCCGGCGAACGACGTGCTGCCGCTGTCGGAGCTGGACTAA